From the genome of Denticeps clupeoides chromosome 4, fDenClu1.1, whole genome shotgun sequence, one region includes:
- the vsig10l gene encoding V-set and immunoglobulin domain-containing protein 10-like isoform X4, with protein MPLHRRSELQQTCLGLIFISMIREIIKDVSLHMWPKYAIEGSTYLDFYYTTTQGAAKETKWFFNGVEIINGSHNSINGKNLTVKHLKRSDTGQYSVSLRNPYSSGTAYINVKILYGPGQPVLQLNPKKDFFVFGESLSLMCGAQGEPLPSVSWIFGGHVLSRSQSGMLNLTAVQTNQSGVYTCLLENGQTGLQLMENITLKIYENPKGSPACSVLAVNGSSALQYHCQWPGGSPLAELSFPTLNQSCHGSGNFVLTVSNTQGLNGKPISCLAKHPLQQKKCDVIASEPSHFSPSVSTVVSPNGNLVVSITCYAKATPVAMVTWSISGHIAIIYHLSEDSTHLSILNFNLSTVGVTAYTCNATNPLGVQSKNFTLLGPAVSNASFVINSEGTVVILTWDMPSTATITGSFTNTVYYLVTILILCLKAFEVQMKGPDLTKTRSQNGRAADKYRTIQVEPASSRSANISGFHPKLVYYIRIVPMVGNTAGLVSKELKIGPETMSGAAIVGIAAGIPCTLLVLLSIVGLIVLCIRSYRKKNREPCYPVCKAIEKVATTVPVAPHQLLHGEMKPPPDYSIHQRPTQRPGQRPSDASPVRMATTV; from the exons ATGCCTCTACACCGCCGCAGTGAGCTGCAGCAGACCTGCCTGGGACTTATCTTCATTTCCATGATTAGAG AAATCATAAAGGATGTTTCTTTGCACATGTGGCCAAAATATGCCATTGAGGGCAGCACATATTTAGACTTTTATTACACAACAACGCAAGGAGCAGCCAAAGAGACTAAATGGTTCTTCAACGGAGTGGAGATTATCAATGGTTCTCACAATTCCATCAATGGCAAAAACCTCACAGTAAAGCATCTCAAGCGGTCGGACACAGGCCAATACAGCGTCAGCCTGAGAAACCCTTACAGCTCTGGAACAGCTTACATAAACGTAAAAattttgt ATGGGCCAGGCCAGCCCGTTCTGCAGCTCAATCCCAAAAAAGACTTCTTTGTTTTTGGAGAGTCTCTGTCGCTCATGTGTGGAGCACAGGGGGAACCTTTGCCCTCCGTCTCCTGGATATTCGGTGGGCATGTCCTATCTAGGTCACAGTCTGGAATGCTGAACCTCACAGCTGTACAGACCAACCAGAGCGGGGTTTACACATGCCTGCTGGAAAATGGACAGACTGGACTGCAGCTTATGGAGAACATTACTCTCAAAATATATG AAAACCCCAAAGGCAGCCCTGCCTGCTCAGTCCTGGCGGTGAATGGAAGCTCTGCCCTGCAGTACCACTGTCAGTGGCCAGGGGGCTCTCCATTGGCAGAACTGTCTTTCCCAACACTTAACCAATCATGTCATGGTAGTGGGAACTTCGTTCTCACTGTCAGCAACACCCAGGGTTTAAATGGAAAGCCAATTTCATGCCTGGCCAAACATCCTCTTCAGCAGAAAAAGTGTGACGTCATAGCAA GTGAACCAAGCCACTTCTCACCCTCTGTATCAACTGTGGTCAGTCCAAATGGGAACTTGGTTGTGAGCATCACCTGTTATGCTAAGGCCACTccagttgccatggtgacctGGTCCATATCCGGGCATATTGCAATCATATATCATCTGAGCGAGGACAGCACTCATCTCAGCATACTCAACTTCAACCTGAGCACAGTGGGTGTGACTGCCTACACCTGCAATGCTACCAATCCTCTGGGAGTCCAAAGCAAAAACTTCACACTGCTTG GTCCTGCAGTTTCCAATGCCAGTTTTGTCATTAACAGTGAGGGAACAGTGGTGATCTTGACCTGGGACATGCCTTCAACCGCCACAATCACAG GTTCATTTACAAACACAGTATATTATTTGGTCACTATCCTAATTCTGTGCCTAAAAGCCTTTGAGGTTCAGATGAAGGGACCAGACCTGACGAAGACCAGAAGCCAGAATGGCCGAGCTGCAGACAAATATCGCACAATCCAAGTGGAGCCTGCTTCCTCCAGAAGTGCTAATATCTCGGGGTTTCACCCCAAATTAGTTTACTACATCCGGATTGTACCCATGGTGGGCAATACTGCTGGATTGGTATCAAAGGAACTGAAAATTGGACCAG aGACGATGAGTGGGGCCGCCATTGTAGGTATTGCTGCTGGGATTCCCTGCACTCTACTGGTTTTACTTTCCATTGTTGGCCTCATAGTCTTGTGCATCCGTTCATACAGAAAGAAAA ACAGAGAGCCATGTTACCCAGTATGTAAAGCCATAGAAAAG GTAGCGACAACTGTCCCTGTTGCACCTCATCAACTGCTTCATGGAGAGATGAAACCACCCCCTGACTACAGCATCCACCAG
- the vsig10l gene encoding V-set and immunoglobulin domain-containing protein 10-like isoform X2, whose amino-acid sequence MPLHRRSELQQTCLGLIFISMIRGRSCKPNVMPTGLSVVNALVGTNLTMGIIYTDATDPQVSWWIDVLPVATWTVGSVGQPSVAAQHRGVLFLEPNGSLTFRGVTLNYSGSYTVKVVQSGVGQGTATFTLTVYEIIKDVSLHMWPKYAIEGSTYLDFYYTTTQGAAKETKWFFNGVEIINGSHNSINGKNLTVKHLKRSDTGQYSVSLRNPYSSGTAYINVKILYGPGQPVLQLNPKKDFFVFGESLSLMCGAQGEPLPSVSWIFGGHVLSRSQSGMLNLTAVQTNQSGVYTCLLENGQTGLQLMENITLKIYENPKGSPACSVLAVNGSSALQYHCQWPGGSPLAELSFPTLNQSCHGSGNFVLTVSNTQGLNGKPISCLAKHPLQQKKCDVIASEPSHFSPSVSTVVSPNGNLVVSITCYAKATPVAMVTWSISGHIAIIYHLSEDSTHLSILNFNLSTVGVTAYTCNATNPLGVQSKNFTLLGPAVSNASFVINSEGTVVILTWDMPSTATITAFEVQMKGPDLTKTRSQNGRAADKYRTIQVEPASSRSANISGFHPKLVYYIRIVPMVGNTAGLVSKELKIGPETMSGAAIVGIAAGIPCTLLVLLSIVGLIVLCIRSYRKKNREPCYPVCKAIEKVATTVPVAPHQLLHGEMKPPPDYSIHQRPTQRPGQRPSDASPVRMATTV is encoded by the exons ATGCCTCTACACCGCCGCAGTGAGCTGCAGCAGACCTGCCTGGGACTTATCTTCATTTCCATGATTAGAG GAAGGAGCTGTAAGCCCAATGTAATGCCCACTGGTTTGTCTGTGGTCAATGCTCTGGTTGGCACCAATTTAACAATGGGCATAATCTACACTGATGCCACAGATCCTCAGGTATCATGGTGGATCGATGTTCTTCCTGTGGCTACATGGACGGTAGGCAGTGTTGGTCAGCCCAGCGTTGCTGCTCAGCACAGAGGAGTGCTGTTCTTGGAGCCGAATGGCTCACTCACCTTCAGGGGTGTGACCCTGAACTACAGCGGAAGTTACACAGTTAAAGTTGTTCAGTCCGGAGTGGGCCAGGGCACTGCCACCTTTACACTTACAGTATATG AAATCATAAAGGATGTTTCTTTGCACATGTGGCCAAAATATGCCATTGAGGGCAGCACATATTTAGACTTTTATTACACAACAACGCAAGGAGCAGCCAAAGAGACTAAATGGTTCTTCAACGGAGTGGAGATTATCAATGGTTCTCACAATTCCATCAATGGCAAAAACCTCACAGTAAAGCATCTCAAGCGGTCGGACACAGGCCAATACAGCGTCAGCCTGAGAAACCCTTACAGCTCTGGAACAGCTTACATAAACGTAAAAattttgt ATGGGCCAGGCCAGCCCGTTCTGCAGCTCAATCCCAAAAAAGACTTCTTTGTTTTTGGAGAGTCTCTGTCGCTCATGTGTGGAGCACAGGGGGAACCTTTGCCCTCCGTCTCCTGGATATTCGGTGGGCATGTCCTATCTAGGTCACAGTCTGGAATGCTGAACCTCACAGCTGTACAGACCAACCAGAGCGGGGTTTACACATGCCTGCTGGAAAATGGACAGACTGGACTGCAGCTTATGGAGAACATTACTCTCAAAATATATG AAAACCCCAAAGGCAGCCCTGCCTGCTCAGTCCTGGCGGTGAATGGAAGCTCTGCCCTGCAGTACCACTGTCAGTGGCCAGGGGGCTCTCCATTGGCAGAACTGTCTTTCCCAACACTTAACCAATCATGTCATGGTAGTGGGAACTTCGTTCTCACTGTCAGCAACACCCAGGGTTTAAATGGAAAGCCAATTTCATGCCTGGCCAAACATCCTCTTCAGCAGAAAAAGTGTGACGTCATAGCAA GTGAACCAAGCCACTTCTCACCCTCTGTATCAACTGTGGTCAGTCCAAATGGGAACTTGGTTGTGAGCATCACCTGTTATGCTAAGGCCACTccagttgccatggtgacctGGTCCATATCCGGGCATATTGCAATCATATATCATCTGAGCGAGGACAGCACTCATCTCAGCATACTCAACTTCAACCTGAGCACAGTGGGTGTGACTGCCTACACCTGCAATGCTACCAATCCTCTGGGAGTCCAAAGCAAAAACTTCACACTGCTTG GTCCTGCAGTTTCCAATGCCAGTTTTGTCATTAACAGTGAGGGAACAGTGGTGATCTTGACCTGGGACATGCCTTCAACCGCCACAATCACAG CCTTTGAGGTTCAGATGAAGGGACCAGACCTGACGAAGACCAGAAGCCAGAATGGCCGAGCTGCAGACAAATATCGCACAATCCAAGTGGAGCCTGCTTCCTCCAGAAGTGCTAATATCTCGGGGTTTCACCCCAAATTAGTTTACTACATCCGGATTGTACCCATGGTGGGCAATACTGCTGGATTGGTATCAAAGGAACTGAAAATTGGACCAG aGACGATGAGTGGGGCCGCCATTGTAGGTATTGCTGCTGGGATTCCCTGCACTCTACTGGTTTTACTTTCCATTGTTGGCCTCATAGTCTTGTGCATCCGTTCATACAGAAAGAAAA ACAGAGAGCCATGTTACCCAGTATGTAAAGCCATAGAAAAG GTAGCGACAACTGTCCCTGTTGCACCTCATCAACTGCTTCATGGAGAGATGAAACCACCCCCTGACTACAGCATCCACCAG
- the vsig10l gene encoding V-set and immunoglobulin domain-containing protein 10-like isoform X1, whose amino-acid sequence MPLHRRSELQQTCLGLIFISMIRGRSCKPNVMPTGLSVVNALVGTNLTMGIIYTDATDPQVSWWIDVLPVATWTVGSVGQPSVAAQHRGVLFLEPNGSLTFRGVTLNYSGSYTVKVVQSGVGQGTATFTLTVYEIIKDVSLHMWPKYAIEGSTYLDFYYTTTQGAAKETKWFFNGVEIINGSHNSINGKNLTVKHLKRSDTGQYSVSLRNPYSSGTAYINVKILYGPGQPVLQLNPKKDFFVFGESLSLMCGAQGEPLPSVSWIFGGHVLSRSQSGMLNLTAVQTNQSGVYTCLLENGQTGLQLMENITLKIYENPKGSPACSVLAVNGSSALQYHCQWPGGSPLAELSFPTLNQSCHGSGNFVLTVSNTQGLNGKPISCLAKHPLQQKKCDVIASEPSHFSPSVSTVVSPNGNLVVSITCYAKATPVAMVTWSISGHIAIIYHLSEDSTHLSILNFNLSTVGVTAYTCNATNPLGVQSKNFTLLGPAVSNASFVINSEGTVVILTWDMPSTATITGSFTNTVYYLVTILILCLKAFEVQMKGPDLTKTRSQNGRAADKYRTIQVEPASSRSANISGFHPKLVYYIRIVPMVGNTAGLVSKELKIGPETMSGAAIVGIAAGIPCTLLVLLSIVGLIVLCIRSYRKKNREPCYPVCKAIEKVATTVPVAPHQLLHGEMKPPPDYSIHQRPTQRPGQRPSDASPVRMATTV is encoded by the exons ATGCCTCTACACCGCCGCAGTGAGCTGCAGCAGACCTGCCTGGGACTTATCTTCATTTCCATGATTAGAG GAAGGAGCTGTAAGCCCAATGTAATGCCCACTGGTTTGTCTGTGGTCAATGCTCTGGTTGGCACCAATTTAACAATGGGCATAATCTACACTGATGCCACAGATCCTCAGGTATCATGGTGGATCGATGTTCTTCCTGTGGCTACATGGACGGTAGGCAGTGTTGGTCAGCCCAGCGTTGCTGCTCAGCACAGAGGAGTGCTGTTCTTGGAGCCGAATGGCTCACTCACCTTCAGGGGTGTGACCCTGAACTACAGCGGAAGTTACACAGTTAAAGTTGTTCAGTCCGGAGTGGGCCAGGGCACTGCCACCTTTACACTTACAGTATATG AAATCATAAAGGATGTTTCTTTGCACATGTGGCCAAAATATGCCATTGAGGGCAGCACATATTTAGACTTTTATTACACAACAACGCAAGGAGCAGCCAAAGAGACTAAATGGTTCTTCAACGGAGTGGAGATTATCAATGGTTCTCACAATTCCATCAATGGCAAAAACCTCACAGTAAAGCATCTCAAGCGGTCGGACACAGGCCAATACAGCGTCAGCCTGAGAAACCCTTACAGCTCTGGAACAGCTTACATAAACGTAAAAattttgt ATGGGCCAGGCCAGCCCGTTCTGCAGCTCAATCCCAAAAAAGACTTCTTTGTTTTTGGAGAGTCTCTGTCGCTCATGTGTGGAGCACAGGGGGAACCTTTGCCCTCCGTCTCCTGGATATTCGGTGGGCATGTCCTATCTAGGTCACAGTCTGGAATGCTGAACCTCACAGCTGTACAGACCAACCAGAGCGGGGTTTACACATGCCTGCTGGAAAATGGACAGACTGGACTGCAGCTTATGGAGAACATTACTCTCAAAATATATG AAAACCCCAAAGGCAGCCCTGCCTGCTCAGTCCTGGCGGTGAATGGAAGCTCTGCCCTGCAGTACCACTGTCAGTGGCCAGGGGGCTCTCCATTGGCAGAACTGTCTTTCCCAACACTTAACCAATCATGTCATGGTAGTGGGAACTTCGTTCTCACTGTCAGCAACACCCAGGGTTTAAATGGAAAGCCAATTTCATGCCTGGCCAAACATCCTCTTCAGCAGAAAAAGTGTGACGTCATAGCAA GTGAACCAAGCCACTTCTCACCCTCTGTATCAACTGTGGTCAGTCCAAATGGGAACTTGGTTGTGAGCATCACCTGTTATGCTAAGGCCACTccagttgccatggtgacctGGTCCATATCCGGGCATATTGCAATCATATATCATCTGAGCGAGGACAGCACTCATCTCAGCATACTCAACTTCAACCTGAGCACAGTGGGTGTGACTGCCTACACCTGCAATGCTACCAATCCTCTGGGAGTCCAAAGCAAAAACTTCACACTGCTTG GTCCTGCAGTTTCCAATGCCAGTTTTGTCATTAACAGTGAGGGAACAGTGGTGATCTTGACCTGGGACATGCCTTCAACCGCCACAATCACAG GTTCATTTACAAACACAGTATATTATTTGGTCACTATCCTAATTCTGTGCCTAAAAGCCTTTGAGGTTCAGATGAAGGGACCAGACCTGACGAAGACCAGAAGCCAGAATGGCCGAGCTGCAGACAAATATCGCACAATCCAAGTGGAGCCTGCTTCCTCCAGAAGTGCTAATATCTCGGGGTTTCACCCCAAATTAGTTTACTACATCCGGATTGTACCCATGGTGGGCAATACTGCTGGATTGGTATCAAAGGAACTGAAAATTGGACCAG aGACGATGAGTGGGGCCGCCATTGTAGGTATTGCTGCTGGGATTCCCTGCACTCTACTGGTTTTACTTTCCATTGTTGGCCTCATAGTCTTGTGCATCCGTTCATACAGAAAGAAAA ACAGAGAGCCATGTTACCCAGTATGTAAAGCCATAGAAAAG GTAGCGACAACTGTCCCTGTTGCACCTCATCAACTGCTTCATGGAGAGATGAAACCACCCCCTGACTACAGCATCCACCAG
- the vsig10l gene encoding V-set and immunoglobulin domain-containing protein 10-like isoform X3 — translation MPLHRRSELQQTCLGLIFISMIRGRSCKPNVMPTGLSVVNALVGTNLTMGIIYTDATDPQVSWWIDVLPVATWTVGSVGQPSVAAQHRGVLFLEPNGSLTFRGVTLNYSGSYTVKVVQSGVGQGTATFTLTVYEIIKDVSLHMWPKYAIEGSTYLDFYYTTTQGAAKETKWFFNGVEIINGSHNSINGKNLTVKHLKRSDTGQYSVSLRNPYSSGTAYINVKILYGPGQPVLQLNPKKDFFVFGESLSLMCGAQGEPLPSVSWIFGGHVLSRSQSGMLNLTAVQTNQSGVYTCLLENGQTGLQLMENITLKIYENPKGSPACSVLAVNGSSALQYHCQWPGGSPLAELSFPTLNQSCHGSGNFVLTVSNTQGLNGKPISCLAKHPLQQKKCDVIASEPSHFSPSVSTVVSPNGNLVVSITCYAKATPVAMVTWSISGHIAIIYHLSEDSTHLSILNFNLSTVGVTAYTCNATNPLGVQSKNFTLLGPAVSNASFVINSEGTVVILTWDMPSTATITGSFTNTVYYLVTILILCLKAFEVQMKGPDLTKTRSQNGRAADKYRTIQVEPASSRSANISGFHPKLVYYIRIVPMVGNTAGLVSKELKIGPDREPCYPVCKAIEKVATTVPVAPHQLLHGEMKPPPDYSIHQRPTQRPGQRPSDASPVRMATTV, via the exons ATGCCTCTACACCGCCGCAGTGAGCTGCAGCAGACCTGCCTGGGACTTATCTTCATTTCCATGATTAGAG GAAGGAGCTGTAAGCCCAATGTAATGCCCACTGGTTTGTCTGTGGTCAATGCTCTGGTTGGCACCAATTTAACAATGGGCATAATCTACACTGATGCCACAGATCCTCAGGTATCATGGTGGATCGATGTTCTTCCTGTGGCTACATGGACGGTAGGCAGTGTTGGTCAGCCCAGCGTTGCTGCTCAGCACAGAGGAGTGCTGTTCTTGGAGCCGAATGGCTCACTCACCTTCAGGGGTGTGACCCTGAACTACAGCGGAAGTTACACAGTTAAAGTTGTTCAGTCCGGAGTGGGCCAGGGCACTGCCACCTTTACACTTACAGTATATG AAATCATAAAGGATGTTTCTTTGCACATGTGGCCAAAATATGCCATTGAGGGCAGCACATATTTAGACTTTTATTACACAACAACGCAAGGAGCAGCCAAAGAGACTAAATGGTTCTTCAACGGAGTGGAGATTATCAATGGTTCTCACAATTCCATCAATGGCAAAAACCTCACAGTAAAGCATCTCAAGCGGTCGGACACAGGCCAATACAGCGTCAGCCTGAGAAACCCTTACAGCTCTGGAACAGCTTACATAAACGTAAAAattttgt ATGGGCCAGGCCAGCCCGTTCTGCAGCTCAATCCCAAAAAAGACTTCTTTGTTTTTGGAGAGTCTCTGTCGCTCATGTGTGGAGCACAGGGGGAACCTTTGCCCTCCGTCTCCTGGATATTCGGTGGGCATGTCCTATCTAGGTCACAGTCTGGAATGCTGAACCTCACAGCTGTACAGACCAACCAGAGCGGGGTTTACACATGCCTGCTGGAAAATGGACAGACTGGACTGCAGCTTATGGAGAACATTACTCTCAAAATATATG AAAACCCCAAAGGCAGCCCTGCCTGCTCAGTCCTGGCGGTGAATGGAAGCTCTGCCCTGCAGTACCACTGTCAGTGGCCAGGGGGCTCTCCATTGGCAGAACTGTCTTTCCCAACACTTAACCAATCATGTCATGGTAGTGGGAACTTCGTTCTCACTGTCAGCAACACCCAGGGTTTAAATGGAAAGCCAATTTCATGCCTGGCCAAACATCCTCTTCAGCAGAAAAAGTGTGACGTCATAGCAA GTGAACCAAGCCACTTCTCACCCTCTGTATCAACTGTGGTCAGTCCAAATGGGAACTTGGTTGTGAGCATCACCTGTTATGCTAAGGCCACTccagttgccatggtgacctGGTCCATATCCGGGCATATTGCAATCATATATCATCTGAGCGAGGACAGCACTCATCTCAGCATACTCAACTTCAACCTGAGCACAGTGGGTGTGACTGCCTACACCTGCAATGCTACCAATCCTCTGGGAGTCCAAAGCAAAAACTTCACACTGCTTG GTCCTGCAGTTTCCAATGCCAGTTTTGTCATTAACAGTGAGGGAACAGTGGTGATCTTGACCTGGGACATGCCTTCAACCGCCACAATCACAG GTTCATTTACAAACACAGTATATTATTTGGTCACTATCCTAATTCTGTGCCTAAAAGCCTTTGAGGTTCAGATGAAGGGACCAGACCTGACGAAGACCAGAAGCCAGAATGGCCGAGCTGCAGACAAATATCGCACAATCCAAGTGGAGCCTGCTTCCTCCAGAAGTGCTAATATCTCGGGGTTTCACCCCAAATTAGTTTACTACATCCGGATTGTACCCATGGTGGGCAATACTGCTGGATTGGTATCAAAGGAACTGAAAATTGGACCAG ACAGAGAGCCATGTTACCCAGTATGTAAAGCCATAGAAAAG GTAGCGACAACTGTCCCTGTTGCACCTCATCAACTGCTTCATGGAGAGATGAAACCACCCCCTGACTACAGCATCCACCAG